One region of Quercus lobata isolate SW786 chromosome 2, ValleyOak3.0 Primary Assembly, whole genome shotgun sequence genomic DNA includes:
- the LOC115959256 gene encoding uncharacterized protein LOC115959256, whose amino-acid sequence MDELLQKQEIYWAQRSRINWLKHGDKNTKFFHAKATQRRRKNYIKGIRNDHGQWVEELEEVVGVASAYFDNLFHAGLGDQMEECLNAVESKVTDDMWEFFSTEFTAEEVKVALFQMGPTKSPGPDGINAIFYQKFWHVVGDSVVLAVLDFLNNGNMLPDINHTNIVLIPKIKNPERMSEFRLISLCNVIYKIISKVLANRLKQVLPQIISHTQSVFVPGRLITDNVLVAYETLHTMHSRKKGKKGSMALKLDINFIALLNKAESEGRLKGVSICREAPKVTNLMFADDSLLFCQATRDEGETITEILQIYERASGQSINLEKSSVYFSSNTSDSQKGQILGALGVKEVSRFETYLGLPTLIGRAKYHTFSFLKDRIWKKLQGWKGTLLSRAGKEILIKVVAQSIPTYTMSVFQIPLKLCDELDALYAKFWWGQVCNERKIHWKSWDKLTIAKKEGGMGFRDLRAFNLAMLAKQGWRMIKDNDSLLYQCFKARYFPRSNFLEAKESPNCSYVWRSLMAAMPILQSGHCWRVGNGFSINALKDKWLPNFPTNKVLNPIQENGDDLMVCELINPELNTWRYEDIRTIFHSQEADAICQIPLSRRFVADTIIWMHNSRGIFTVKSAYHVARRILTDEAWVGTSGGGVAKKKHKHGQSDLVQLTEELLERLNLEELGLFWTQAWLIWNQRNSLLHGGKMKSPICLNKRAEECMEDYQRAQTRLNAQPRQQPYEEVWKPPPSEAYKLNFDAATFPNLGRTGIGAIVRNEKGKVMAAMSACGPAVQTSDEAELLACQRALEFAVDAGFSKLIIEGDNSNVIHDISSSKENTSSFGNVVDDIRHLIRGLIWSEVYCIRRGGNRVAHALAQHARQTLDEDLYWLEDSPPPALDALYHDLLSI is encoded by the exons ATGGATGAACTTTTACAGAAGCAAGAAATTTATTGGGCCCAACGGTCTAGAATAAATTGGCTAAAACATGGAGATAAGAACACCAAATTTTTCCATGCCAAAGCGAcacaaagaagaaggaaaaattatatcaagGGTATCCGGAATGATCATGGGCAGTGGGTGGAAGAGTTGGAGGAGGTGGTTGGGGTTGCTTCAGCCTACTTTGACAACCTTTTTCATGCAGGATTGGGGGATCAAATGGAGGAGTGCCTGAATGCAGTGGAGAGTAAGGTGACTGATGACATGTGGGAATTTTTCTCTACTGAGTTTACTGCTGAAGAAGTTAAAGTGGCTTTGTTTCAAATGGGACCAACAAAATCTCCAGGACCTGATGGTATAAACGccattttttatcaaaaattctGGCATGTGGTGGGTGACTCTGTTGTTCTTGCTGTTctggattttttaaataatggtaATATGCTTCCTGATATTAATCATACAAATATTGTGCTTATCCCTAAAATCAAAAATCCAGAGAGAATGTCTGAGTTTAGACTAATAAGCctttgtaatgttatttacaaaattatttccaaGGTGTTGGCAAACAGGTTGAAACAGGTTCTGCCTCAGATCATCTCACACACTCAGAGTGTCTTTGTACCGGGGAGGTTGATTACTGATAATGTGTTGGTGGCATACGAGACTCTCCATACCATGCATTCcaggaaaaaagggaagaagggGTCCATGGCATTGAAGCTGGATATTA ATTTTATTGCATTGTTGAACAAAGCAGAATCAGAAGGGCGGCTTAAGGGAGTCTCCATTTGCAGAGAGGCACCAAAGGTCACGAACCTTATGTTTGCTGATGACTCATTACTGTTTTGCCAGGCAACTAGGGATGAGGGGGAAACCATAACTGAGATCCTTCAAATCTATGAAAGAGCCTCTGGGCAGAGTATTAATCTAGAAAAGTCCTCAGTTTACTTCAGCAGCAACACCTCAGATAGCCAGAAGGGTCAGATTTTGGGTGCATTGGGAGTGAAGGAGGTTAGCCGGTTTGAAACATACCTTGGCCTACCAACTTTGATTGGGAGGGCTAAATATCACACTTTCTCATTTTTGAAAGATAGAATTTGGAAGAAGCTCCAAGGATGGAAGGGCACCTTATTGTCTAGAGCTGGCAAAGAAATCCTTATCAAGGTTGTGGCACAGTCCATACCCACCTATACAATGAGTGTGTTTCAGATACCTTTGAAACTTTGTGATGAGCTAGATGCATTGTAtgcaaaattttggtggggtcaagtGTGCAATGAAcggaaaattcattggaaaaGTTGGGATAAGCTTACTATTGCAAAGAAAGAAGGTGGCATGGGATTTCGGGATTTGAGAGCCTTTAATTTAGCCATGTTGGCCAAGCAAGGGTGGAGGATGATAAAGGATAATGATTCGTTGCTCTATCAATGTTTTAAAGCAAGGTACTTTCCGAGATCAAATTTCCTTGAGGCTAAAGAATCACCAAATTGCTCATATGTGTGGCGAAGTTTGATGGCTGCAATGCCTATTCTCCAATCCGGTCACTGTTGGAGGGTTGGGAATGGATTCTCAATTAATGCTTTAAAGGATAAGTGGCTTCCTAATTTTCCCACAAACAAGGTCCTTAATCCGATCCAAGAGAATGGGGATGATTTGATGGTGTGTGAGTTGATCAATCCGGAGCTTAATACATGGAGATATGAGGATATTAGAACCATCTTTCACAGCCAAGAAGCGGATGCAATCTGCCAAATTCCATTGAGCAGAAGATTTGTAGCTGATACTATAATTTGGATGCATAACTCACGAGGTATTTTTACTGTCAAGTCTGCTTATCATGTGGCGAGAAGAATTCTTACTGATGAAGCGTGGGTTGGAACATCTGGAGGTGGTGTTGCTAAAAAG AAACACAAGCATGGCCAGTCCGATTTGGTGCAACTGACGGAGGAATTGTTGGAGCGATTGAATTTGGAAGAGCTTGGGCTATTCTGGACTCAAGCTTGGCTGATCTGGAATCAGCGAAACTCATTGCTGCATGGTGGAAAAATGAAGAGCCCAATTTGTTTGAACAAACGGGCAGAGGAATGCATGGAAGATTACCAACGGGCTCAAACACGACTTAATGCTCAGCCGAGACAGCAACCTTATGAGGAAGTATGGAAACCACCACCTTCTGAGGCGTACAAACTCAATTTTGATGCTGCAACATTTCCGAATTTAGGCAGAACAGGGATTGGAGCAATTGTTCGAAATGAAAAGGGAAAGGTAATGGCTGCAATGTCTGCCTGTGGACCGGCTGTGCAAACCAGTGATGAAGCGGAGTTGCTGGCTTGCCAGAGAGCTTTAGAATTTGCTGTGGATGCTGGCTTTTCCAAATTGATCATTGAGGGTGACAACAGTAACGTCATTCACGATATATCTTCATCAAAGGAAAACACCTCTTCATTTGGCAATGTAGTGGATGATATTCGCCATTTGATAAGGGGTTTAATTTGGTCTGAGGTTTACTGTATTAGAAGGGGTGGGAATAGGGTAGCCCATGCTTTGGCTCAACATGCTAGACAAACATTAGATGAGGACTTGTACTGGTTGGAGGACTCTCCCCCACCAGCCTTGGATGCTCTGTATCATGATCTTTTATCTATCTAA
- the LOC115974452 gene encoding protein BASIC PENTACYSTEINE6, which yields MDDGGHRENGRHKADQYKTAQSQWLMQHQPSMKQIMSIMAERDAAIQERNLAVAEKKAAIAERDMAFLERDTAIAERNNAMLERDNAIATLQYRENSFTSGNMSCPPGCQISRGVKHIHHPQAQQHMHHVPHMGEPSYNTREMHTSDGLAMSPVACEAAKSRRAKRTKETKGISSDKKAAKTPRKIKRESDDLNNMFGKPNEWKSEQDMGSGGDDLNRQTGVPKTDWKGQDLGLNQVAFDESTMPAPVCSCTGILRQCYKWGNGGWQSSCCTTTLSMYPLPAVPNKRHARVGGRKMSGSAFNKLLSRLAAEGHDLSNPVDLKENWAKHGTNRYITIK from the exons ATGGATGATGGAGGGCATCGTGAAAATGGAAGACACAAAGCAGATCAGTACAAAACAGCTCAGAGTCAG TGGTTGATGCAACATCAGCCATCAATGAAACAGATAATGAGCATTATGGCTGAAAGAGATGCAGCCATTCAAGAAAGAAATTTGGCTGTTGCTGAAAAAAAGGCAGCTATTGCAGAGAGAGACATGGCATTTCTGGAACGAGATACAGCAATTGCAGAACGGAATAATGCCATGTTGGAACGTGACAATGCAATTGCAACACTTCAATACCGGGAAAACTCCTTTACCAGTGGTAATATGTCATGCCCACCTGGATGCCAAATCTCACGTGGGGTGAAGCACATACACCATCCACAAGCACAACAGCACATGCATCATGTACCCCATATGGGTGAGCCATCTTACAATACAAGGGAAATGCACACAAGCGATGGTCTAGCAATGTCACCAGTTGCTTGCGAGGCTGCAAAGTCACGACGGGCTAAACGAACAAAGGAGACCAAGGGAATCTCATCTGACAAGAAAGCTGCAAAAACTCCAAGGAAGATTAAGAGGGAGAGTGATGACTTGAATAACATGTTTGGCAAGCCAAATGAGTGGAAGAGTGAGCAGGACATGGGCAGTGGAGGTGATGATCTTAACAGACAGACAGGGGTTCCAAAGACAGATTGGAAGGGGCAGGACTTAGGGTTAAATCAAGTTGCATTTGATGAGTCAACGATGCCTGCACCTGTATGCTCCTGCACTGGAATCCTAAGGCAGTGTTACAAATGGGGAAATGGGGGGTGGCAATCTTCATGCTGTACAACCACCTTGTCGATGTATCCTCTGCCAGCAGTTCCAAACAAACGGCATGCCCGAGTTGGTGGGCGAAAGATGAGTGGAAGCGCCTTTAACAAGCTGCTCAGCCGGCTTGCTGCAGAAGGCCATGATCTGTCAAATCCTGTTGATTTGAAGGAAAATTGGGCCAAGCATGGTACAAATCGCTACATCACAATTAAGTAG